The window GTGCTTCGTCAACAAGATGGACCGGCTGGGCGCCGACTTCTTCAAGGCCGTCGACTCCATCGTCGACCGGCTGGGCGCCACCATCGCCGTCACCCAGATCCCCATCGGGGCCGAGGGCAACTTCGCCGGGGTGGTCGACCTGGTGGAGATGAAGGCCGTCGTCTGGCACGACGAGGAGCTGGGGGCCAAGTTCGACGTCACCGACATCCCGGCCGAGCTGCAGGCCCAGGCCGACGAGTACCGCGAGAAGCTGCTCGACGTCGTCTCCCAGTACGACGACGGCATCCTCGAGAAGATGATCGAGGACCAGGAGGTGACGCCGGCCGAGATCCGGGCCGCCATCCGCCAGGCCACCATCCACGACGGCCTGGTCCCCGTGCTGCTGGGCTCGGCCTTCAAGAACAAGGGCGTGCAGCTCCTGCTCGACGCGGTGGTCGACTACCTGCCGTCGCCGCTGGAGACGCCCCCGGTCCAGGGCACCACGCTCAAGGGCAACGAGGAGGTCGAGCGCAAGCCCGACGCCAAGGAGCCCTTCGCCGCCCTGGCCTTCAAGATCGTGGCCGACCCCCACGGCAAGCTCACCTACTTCCGCGTCTACTCGGGCACCCTCGACAAGGGCGGCACCGTCCTGAACTCCCGCACCTCCAAGAAGGAGCGGGTGGGCCGGCTGCTGCTCATGCACGCCAACAACCGCGAGGACATCGACAGCGTGGGCGTGGGCGACATCGTGGCCGGCATCGGGTTCAAGGACACCCGCACCGGCGACACGCTGTGCGAGGAGAAGGCCGGGGTCGTGCTCGAGAAGCTCGAGTTCCCCGAGCCGGTGATCCACGTGGCCGTGGAGCCCAAGACCAAGGCGGACCAGGACAAGATGGGCAAGGCCCTCTACTCCCTGGCCGAGGAGGACCCCACCTTCCAGGTCCGCACCGACGAGGAGACCAACGAGACGGTCATCTCCGGCATGGGCGAGCTGCACCTCGAGGTGCTGGTCGACCGCATGCTCCGTGAGTTCAACGTCGATGCCACCGTGGGCAAGCCGCAGGTGGCCTACCGGGAGACGATCACCGGGGAGACCGGGAAGGTGGTCTACCGGCACGTCAAGCAGACCGGTGGCACCGGCCAGTTCGCCCACATCGTGATCGAGCTGGAGCCCACCGGCCCCGGTGGGGGCTACGAGTTCGAGGACAAGATCACCGGCGGGCGCATCCCGAAGGAGTTCATCCCCTCGGTCGATGCCGGCATCCAGGCGGCCATGACCACCGGCGTCCTGGCCGGGTTCCCCACCGTGGACCTCCGGGCCCGCCTGATCGACGGCTCGGCCCACGACGTCGATTCCTCGGAGATGGCGTTCAAGATCGCCGGCACCATGGGCTTCCGCGAGGCCGCCCGCAAGGCCAAGCCGGTCCTGCTGGAGCCGATCATGTCGGTCGAGGTCGTCACCCCCGACGACTACATGGGCGACGTCATCGGCGACCTGTCGTCCCGCCGGGGCAAGGTCGGCGGCATGGAGCAGCGGGGCAACAGCCAGGTCGTCCGGGCGACGG of the Acidimicrobiales bacterium genome contains:
- the fusA gene encoding elongation factor G — its product is MAKTAPLERYRNIGIMAHIDAGKTTTTERILYYTGKSYKIGEVHEGAAVMDHMAQEQERGITITSAATTTFWRDHRINIIDTPGHVDFTVEVERSLRVLDGAVAVFDGVAGVEPQTETVWKQADKYHVPRMCFVNKMDRLGADFFKAVDSIVDRLGATIAVTQIPIGAEGNFAGVVDLVEMKAVVWHDEELGAKFDVTDIPAELQAQADEYREKLLDVVSQYDDGILEKMIEDQEVTPAEIRAAIRQATIHDGLVPVLLGSAFKNKGVQLLLDAVVDYLPSPLETPPVQGTTLKGNEEVERKPDAKEPFAALAFKIVADPHGKLTYFRVYSGTLDKGGTVLNSRTSKKERVGRLLLMHANNREDIDSVGVGDIVAGIGFKDTRTGDTLCEEKAGVVLEKLEFPEPVIHVAVEPKTKADQDKMGKALYSLAEEDPTFQVRTDEETNETVISGMGELHLEVLVDRMLREFNVDATVGKPQVAYRETITGETGKVVYRHVKQTGGTGQFAHIVIELEPTGPGGGYEFEDKITGGRIPKEFIPSVDAGIQAAMTTGVLAGFPTVDLRARLIDGSAHDVDSSEMAFKIAGTMGFREAARKAKPVLLEPIMSVEVVTPDDYMGDVIGDLSSRRGKVGGMEQRGNSQVVRATVPLSEMFGYATDLRSRTQGRATYTMQFDSYQQTPASIQEEIVKRIRGE